A window from Pseudomonas frederiksbergensis encodes these proteins:
- a CDS encoding lysozyme inhibitor LprI family protein has translation MHPRFLLALTPLLFTATAYAMDCDNATDQATMNQCAAQQHKTADKELNALYQQINERLKSNPDSKKLLIGAQRSWIAFRDAECKFSSAGVEGGSVYPLIYSNCITELTKARVETFKNYLKCQEGDLSCPVPGA, from the coding sequence ATGCACCCACGCTTTCTTCTGGCACTGACGCCTCTGCTGTTCACCGCCACTGCTTATGCAATGGACTGCGACAACGCCACCGATCAAGCGACGATGAATCAATGTGCGGCACAGCAACACAAGACGGCGGACAAGGAGTTGAATGCGCTTTACCAGCAGATCAATGAGCGACTGAAGAGTAACCCCGACAGTAAAAAGCTGCTGATCGGGGCGCAGCGTTCGTGGATTGCGTTTCGGGATGCCGAGTGCAAGTTCTCGAGCGCCGGGGTCGAAGGCGGGAGTGTGTATCCGCTGATCTACAGCAATTGCATCACTGAGTTGACCAAGGCGCGGGTTGAGACTTTCAAGAATTATCTGAAGTGTCAGGAGGGGGATTTGAGTTGCCCGGTGCCTGGGGCTTGA
- a CDS encoding SRPBCC family protein, whose amino-acid sequence MNPASDRIERKILLKTPRSQVWRVLANAEAFGQWFGVALEGKRFVAGEWTQGQITYPGYEHLLWNVLVERVEPERVFSFRWHPYAIEPDIDYSQEPTTLVKFELEDLDEGTLLKVTESGFDHIPQTRRLKAFRMDSRGWDEQMSNIEEFLKVNAKERERQSE is encoded by the coding sequence ATGAATCCAGCATCAGATCGCATCGAAAGGAAGATCCTGCTCAAAACGCCGCGCTCGCAGGTCTGGCGTGTGCTGGCCAATGCCGAAGCCTTCGGACAGTGGTTTGGCGTGGCGCTGGAGGGCAAGCGTTTTGTCGCCGGTGAGTGGACCCAGGGGCAGATTACGTACCCGGGTTATGAGCATTTGCTGTGGAACGTACTGGTGGAGCGGGTCGAGCCGGAACGGGTGTTTTCGTTTCGCTGGCATCCGTACGCGATCGAGCCCGATATCGATTACTCCCAGGAACCCACCACATTGGTGAAGTTCGAGCTCGAAGACCTGGATGAAGGCACGTTACTCAAAGTCACCGAGTCCGGTTTCGATCACATCCCTCAGACGCGCCGGCTCAAGGCGTTCCGCATGGACAGTCGCGGCTGGGATGAGCAGATGAGCAATATCGAAGAATTTCTCAAGGTCAATGCCAAGGAACGCGAGCGTCAGTCAGAGTGA
- a CDS encoding glycoside hydrolase family 15 protein, translated as MADHHPERQSAIDAHGIIGDMRSAALVNDKGSVDFFCWPEFDSPSIFCSLLDTPEAGIFQLFPDLPDARREQIYLPDTNVLQTRWLSERAVVEITDLLPIGDSEDDTPMLMRRVLVVSGQATFHMRCAVRHDYARAKTRARMDEVDVTFEAANQPSLRLSSDQVLRIDGHAAVAEFTLEQDQSAEFLLGGIDDPRFKEGVAAICLERTLKFWRDWIGQSNYRGRWREMVNRSALALKLLTSRKHGAILAAATFGLPETPGGERNWDYRYTWIRDASFTVYAFMRLGFVQEANDYMRWLRGRVSDCHGKSMKLNILYAIDGRQELPETELSHLSGHGGATPVRVGNQAYDQVQLDIFGELMDAVYLVNKYGDAISHEGWKHAVEVVDQVCETWEQKDVGIWEMRGEQHHFLHSRLMCWVALDRAIRLASKRSLPAPFARWDQTRQAIYADIWGNFWNEERGHFVQYIGGTALDGSMLLMPLVRFVSAKDPRWLATLDAIEKHLVRDGMVYRYRNDHARIDGLDGTEGAFAACSFWYVECLARAGRVEKAHLEFEQLLRYANPLGLYAEEFDSHARHLGNTPQALTHLALISAACFLDRKLSGEKSFWQP; from the coding sequence ATGGCTGATCATCATCCCGAACGACAAAGCGCAATCGATGCCCATGGCATCATCGGCGACATGCGCAGCGCGGCACTGGTCAACGACAAGGGCAGCGTGGACTTTTTCTGCTGGCCGGAATTCGACAGCCCGTCGATCTTCTGTTCACTGCTGGATACCCCCGAGGCCGGGATATTCCAGCTGTTCCCGGACTTACCCGACGCTCGCCGCGAACAGATTTACCTGCCCGACACCAATGTGCTGCAAACCCGCTGGCTCAGCGAACGCGCCGTCGTCGAGATCACCGACTTGCTGCCCATCGGCGACAGCGAAGATGACACACCGATGCTGATGCGCCGGGTGCTTGTGGTCAGCGGCCAGGCAACGTTCCACATGCGCTGCGCCGTGCGTCATGACTACGCTCGCGCCAAGACCCGCGCCCGCATGGATGAAGTAGACGTGACCTTCGAGGCCGCCAATCAACCGTCCCTGCGCCTGTCTTCGGATCAGGTTTTACGCATCGATGGCCATGCCGCTGTCGCCGAATTCACCCTCGAACAGGACCAGAGCGCCGAATTCCTGCTCGGCGGTATCGACGACCCTCGGTTCAAGGAAGGCGTCGCCGCGATCTGCCTGGAACGCACCCTGAAGTTCTGGCGCGACTGGATCGGCCAGTCCAACTACCGCGGCCGCTGGCGGGAAATGGTCAATCGCTCGGCCCTGGCGCTGAAGCTGCTGACCTCGCGCAAACACGGCGCAATCCTCGCCGCCGCAACCTTCGGCCTGCCGGAAACGCCTGGCGGCGAACGCAACTGGGATTACCGCTACACATGGATCCGCGATGCCTCGTTCACCGTCTACGCGTTCATGCGCCTGGGCTTCGTTCAGGAAGCCAATGATTACATGCGCTGGCTACGCGGGCGGGTCAGCGATTGCCACGGCAAGTCCATGAAACTCAACATCCTCTACGCCATCGACGGCCGTCAGGAATTGCCGGAAACCGAACTCTCGCACCTCTCCGGCCATGGCGGCGCAACACCGGTGCGCGTTGGTAATCAGGCTTACGACCAGGTCCAACTCGATATCTTCGGCGAGCTGATGGACGCGGTGTACCTGGTCAACAAATACGGCGACGCCATCTCCCATGAAGGCTGGAAACACGCTGTGGAAGTGGTTGATCAGGTCTGCGAAACCTGGGAGCAAAAGGACGTCGGCATCTGGGAAATGCGCGGCGAGCAGCATCACTTTCTGCACTCGCGGCTGATGTGCTGGGTCGCATTGGACCGAGCCATTCGCCTCGCCTCAAAACGCTCGCTGCCCGCCCCGTTCGCGCGCTGGGACCAGACCCGACAGGCGATCTACGCGGACATCTGGGGAAACTTCTGGAACGAAGAGCGCGGGCATTTCGTCCAGTACATCGGCGGCACCGCCCTCGACGGCTCAATGCTGCTGATGCCACTGGTGCGCTTCGTCAGCGCCAAAGACCCGCGCTGGCTCGCGACCCTCGACGCCATCGAAAAGCATCTGGTACGCGACGGCATGGTTTACCGCTATCGCAATGATCACGCCCGGATCGACGGCCTCGACGGCACAGAAGGCGCCTTCGCCGCGTGCTCATTCTGGTACGTCGAATGCCTGGCCCGCGCCGGACGGGTGGAAAAGGCGCATCTGGAATTTGAACAATTGCTGAGGTATGCGAACCCGCTGGGGTTGTACGCCGAAGAGTTCGACAGCCATGCGCGGCATCTGGGCAATACGCCGCAAGCGCTGACGCATTTGGCACTGATCAGTGCGGCGTGTTTCCTGGATCGGAAATTGAGTGGGGAGAAGAGTTTCTGGCAGCCTTGA
- the qhpC gene encoding quinohemoprotein amine dehydrogenase subunit gamma, translating into MKHLKAINNKALKLDEAAAENRIEEVVAMSSVAGCASTTDPGWEIDAFGGVSSLCQPMEADLYGCSDPCWWPAQVPDMMSTYPDWNKDAQASNENWRNLGTVFPKDK; encoded by the coding sequence ATGAAACATCTCAAGGCAATCAATAACAAAGCGCTGAAACTGGATGAGGCCGCGGCCGAGAACCGTATCGAAGAAGTGGTGGCGATGAGTTCCGTCGCCGGCTGCGCCTCGACCACCGACCCGGGTTGGGAAATCGACGCCTTTGGCGGTGTGTCGTCGCTGTGCCAGCCGATGGAAGCCGACCTCTATGGCTGCTCCGACCCTTGCTGGTGGCCGGCCCAGGTGCCCGACATGATGAGCACCTACCCGGACTGGAACAAGGATGCCCAGGCGTCCAATGAGAACTGGCGCAACCTCGGGACTGTCTTTCCCAAAGACAAATAA
- the peaD gene encoding quinohemoprotein amine dehydrogenase subunit beta gives MLRTKACGLAAFAVLSACSLNVLADENTALQSGHEYMVTTNYPNNLHIIDLATDSLFKTCKMPDAFGPGTVQLSPDRKTAYVLNNHYADVYGVELDSCKQVFHASITQQPGEKARSMFAFTVSHDGKELFTIANPTLMLNDRYEVQQPRLDVYATDAGMDAKPVRSFPAPRQLTIMQSGDDGTLYVAGADVYKVDVKTGKFDVLIPSRHWKRPNYSAPDVLYVWNQQTYRHDFSLLYTAAKFKDKKQDPATAEYLYGLFSIDLKTGKTETTDFGPLTEIYFSGMRSPKDPNLMFGVLNRLAKYDIKEKKMLQAATLDHSYYCISFNKDGSKIYLSGTFNDVAIFDADSLKQIGNIKLPGGDMAITTAQVFVR, from the coding sequence ATGCTTCGCACTAAAGCCTGCGGCCTGGCCGCTTTCGCCGTCCTGAGCGCCTGTTCGCTCAACGTTCTGGCCGATGAAAACACCGCCCTGCAAAGCGGTCACGAATACATGGTGACCACCAATTACCCGAACAATCTGCACATCATTGATCTGGCTACCGACAGTCTGTTCAAGACCTGCAAAATGCCGGACGCTTTCGGTCCTGGCACCGTGCAGCTGTCGCCGGATCGCAAGACCGCCTACGTGTTGAACAATCACTACGCGGATGTCTACGGCGTTGAACTCGACAGTTGCAAGCAGGTGTTCCACGCCAGCATCACCCAGCAGCCGGGGGAGAAAGCCAGGTCGATGTTCGCCTTCACCGTCAGTCATGACGGCAAGGAACTGTTCACCATCGCCAACCCGACGTTGATGCTCAATGATCGCTACGAAGTGCAGCAACCGCGGCTCGATGTGTACGCCACTGACGCCGGCATGGATGCCAAACCCGTGCGCAGTTTCCCGGCGCCACGGCAGTTGACCATCATGCAGAGTGGGGACGACGGCACGCTGTACGTGGCCGGGGCGGATGTCTACAAGGTCGATGTGAAGACCGGCAAGTTCGACGTGCTGATCCCCAGTCGCCACTGGAAACGCCCGAACTACAGCGCGCCGGACGTGCTCTACGTGTGGAACCAGCAGACTTATCGCCATGACTTCTCGCTGCTCTACACCGCGGCGAAATTCAAGGACAAGAAGCAGGACCCCGCGACCGCCGAGTACCTCTACGGGCTGTTCAGCATCGACCTGAAAACCGGCAAGACCGAAACCACCGACTTCGGCCCGTTGACGGAAATCTACTTCAGCGGCATGCGCTCGCCGAAGGATCCGAACCTGATGTTCGGCGTGCTCAACCGTTTGGCGAAGTACGACATCAAGGAGAAGAAAATGCTTCAGGCGGCGACGCTGGATCATTCCTACTACTGCATTTCGTTCAACAAGGACGGCAGCAAGATTTATCTGTCGGGGACGTTTAACGATGTGGCGATCTTTGATGCCGATAGCCTGAAGCAGATCGGCAATATCAAGTTGCCGGGAGGGGATATGGCGATCACCACCGCGCAGGTATTTGTCCGGTAA
- the inhA gene encoding isonitrile hydratase produces the protein MTLQIGFLLFPQVQQLDLTGPYDVLASLPDVKVHLIWKDLMPVTASTGLVLKPTITFDDCPPLDVICIPGGAGVGPLMEDEQTLAFIQTQAANARYVTSVCTGALVLGAAGLLKGKRATTHWAYHELLAPLGAIPVKDRVVRDGNLLTGGGITAGIDFALTLAAELFDKDTAELVQLQLEYAPAPPFTSGSPETAPASVLEEARERAAGSLKLRSQITERAAAKLDQLPAR, from the coding sequence ATGACGTTGCAGATCGGTTTTCTGTTGTTTCCACAGGTTCAGCAACTGGACCTCACCGGCCCTTACGACGTACTGGCCTCGCTGCCGGACGTGAAGGTGCATTTGATCTGGAAGGACCTGATGCCCGTCACCGCAAGCACGGGCCTGGTGCTGAAACCGACCATCACGTTCGACGACTGCCCGCCGCTGGATGTGATCTGCATTCCTGGCGGCGCTGGCGTCGGGCCGTTGATGGAGGATGAACAGACGCTGGCCTTCATCCAGACGCAAGCCGCTAACGCGCGTTACGTCACGTCGGTGTGTACCGGCGCGCTGGTGCTGGGTGCAGCGGGTCTGTTGAAAGGCAAACGCGCCACCACTCACTGGGCCTATCACGAATTGTTGGCGCCTTTGGGGGCGATACCGGTGAAGGATCGGGTGGTGCGCGACGGAAATCTTCTGACCGGTGGCGGGATCACGGCGGGCATTGATTTTGCCCTGACCCTGGCCGCGGAGTTGTTCGATAAGGACACGGCAGAGCTGGTGCAGTTGCAGCTCGAATACGCCCCGGCACCGCCGTTTACCTCGGGCAGCCCTGAGACGGCCCCGGCCAGCGTGCTAGAGGAAGCCCGTGAACGCGCCGCCGGGTCGTTGAAACTGCGCTCGCAAATCACCGAGCGCGCGGCGGCGAAACTCGATCAGTTGCCAGCACGCTGA
- a CDS encoding GlxA family transcriptional regulator, with product MSKTIHVLAFANVQLLDVTGPLQVFASANDISRQQGFPPPYAPTVIASGGGAVMSSAGLALLAEPLPEEASDTLIIAGGWGVYDAARDEPLVAWVREHATGCRRVSSVCTGAFLLAASGWLDGRRVVTHWSRCEQLAQQHPRLLVEPNPIFINDGPVWTSAGVTAGIDLALAMVEEDLGRTMALEVARQLVVFLKRPGGQSQFSVTLSLQKEGNRFDELHAWISENLTKDLGIPSLALQAGMSERSFVRHYRADTGQTPARAIELIRVETARRLLSDTGVPIKRVAVQCGFGSEETLRRSFLRAMGVTPQAYRERFSVSLPVDPVMP from the coding sequence ATGTCGAAAACCATTCACGTGCTCGCCTTTGCCAATGTGCAATTGCTCGACGTCACCGGGCCGTTGCAGGTGTTCGCTTCGGCCAACGATATTTCCCGCCAGCAAGGTTTTCCGCCACCTTATGCGCCGACGGTGATTGCCAGCGGCGGCGGGGCGGTGATGTCGTCGGCGGGGCTGGCGCTGTTGGCCGAGCCGTTGCCCGAAGAGGCCAGTGACACGTTGATCATTGCCGGTGGCTGGGGCGTTTACGACGCGGCGCGAGATGAACCGCTGGTGGCCTGGGTACGGGAACACGCGACGGGGTGTCGGCGAGTGTCGTCGGTGTGCACCGGGGCATTTTTGCTGGCGGCCAGCGGCTGGCTCGATGGCCGGCGGGTGGTCACTCATTGGAGCCGTTGCGAGCAGTTGGCGCAGCAGCATCCGCGGCTGCTGGTTGAGCCCAATCCGATTTTCATCAATGACGGCCCGGTCTGGACCTCGGCTGGGGTCACTGCCGGTATCGATCTGGCGCTGGCCATGGTCGAAGAGGATCTTGGCCGCACAATGGCCCTGGAAGTCGCCCGGCAACTGGTGGTGTTCCTGAAACGCCCCGGCGGCCAGTCGCAGTTCAGCGTGACGCTCTCTTTGCAAAAGGAAGGCAACCGTTTCGACGAACTTCATGCCTGGATCAGCGAAAACCTCACCAAGGATTTGGGCATCCCGTCCCTGGCCTTGCAGGCCGGCATGAGCGAACGCAGTTTTGTCCGCCATTACCGCGCCGACACCGGCCAGACGCCGGCCCGGGCCATCGAACTGATTCGGGTCGAGACCGCCCGGCGTTTGCTCAGCGATACCGGCGTGCCGATCAAACGGGTGGCGGTGCAATGCGGATTCGGCAGCGAAGAGACGCTTCGACGCAGTTTTCTGCGGGCCATGGGCGTGACCCCGCAGGCCTATCGCGAGCGTTTCAGCGTCAGCCTTCCAGTAGATCCAGTAATGCCTTGA
- a CDS encoding ADP-ribosylglycohydrolase family protein: MQLSLTQRYRGALLGLACGDAVGTSVEFQPRGSFKPLTDMVGGGPFNLKAGQWTDDTSMALCLAESLLSKNGFEAADQMARYVNWWQWGYLSSTGECFDIGMTVRDALTRYQQTGEPFAGSTNPGTAGNGSLMRLVPVVLYYFPDRDRTLAFSANSSRTTHAAPEAVECCQLFAELIHRALQGASKAEMLSVSETTCLEPKVAAIARGEYFGKPEHEIHGSGYCVASLEAALWCFHQTDNFEAAILKAANLGDDADTTAAIAGQLAGAYYGVQGIPERWLEKLHWREDIEATADALLVAAHRHESPNRP; this comes from the coding sequence ATGCAGCTTTCACTTACGCAACGTTATCGCGGAGCCCTGCTGGGCCTGGCCTGCGGTGATGCCGTTGGCACCAGCGTCGAGTTCCAGCCACGCGGCTCGTTCAAGCCCTTGACCGACATGGTGGGTGGTGGCCCTTTCAATCTGAAAGCAGGGCAATGGACCGATGACACCTCGATGGCGCTGTGCCTGGCCGAAAGCCTGCTAAGCAAAAACGGCTTCGAGGCGGCCGACCAGATGGCGCGTTACGTGAATTGGTGGCAATGGGGTTATTTGAGCTCGACGGGCGAATGCTTCGACATTGGCATGACCGTACGCGACGCCTTGACGCGTTATCAGCAAACCGGCGAACCGTTCGCCGGCTCCACCAATCCCGGCACGGCCGGCAATGGCTCGCTGATGCGTCTGGTGCCGGTGGTGCTGTATTACTTTCCCGATCGCGACCGGACCCTGGCATTTTCCGCCAACAGTTCGCGAACTACCCACGCCGCACCGGAAGCGGTTGAATGCTGTCAGTTGTTCGCCGAGCTGATCCACCGGGCGTTGCAAGGCGCGTCCAAGGCAGAAATGCTCAGCGTGTCAGAAACGACATGCCTGGAACCCAAAGTGGCCGCTATCGCCCGAGGTGAATATTTCGGCAAACCTGAACACGAAATCCATGGCAGCGGTTACTGCGTTGCTTCACTGGAAGCGGCCCTGTGGTGTTTTCATCAGACTGACAACTTTGAAGCCGCCATCCTGAAAGCCGCCAACCTGGGCGACGACGCCGATACCACCGCCGCCATTGCTGGTCAGTTGGCCGGGGCTTATTACGGAGTGCAGGGCATTCCCGAACGCTGGTTGGAGAAGTTGCATTGGCGTGAGGATATCGAAGCCACGGCTGACGCTTTGCTGGTGGCTGCACACAGACACGAATCCCCGAACAGGCCATAA